CCCGCCGCGCCGCCGGTGGCTTCGCCGGTCGCCGTGGCGCCCGCCCCGGCCCCCGTGCCCGCCGCTCCGGCGCCCGTCGCGCCGCCGTCCCATCTGGTCGAGATCAAATCCCCGATGGTGGGCACGTTCTACCGCTCGCCGGCCCCCGACGCGCCCGCCTTTGTCGAGCCGGGCAAAATCGTCAAGGTCGGCGATGTCCTCTGCATCATCGAGGCGATGAAGCTGATGAACGAAATCGAGGCCGAACAGTCCGGCAAGATTGTCAAGATCCTCGTCGAGAACGCCCAGCCGGTCGAATTCGGCCAGCCGCTGTTCCTGATTGACCCGACGGCCATTTAGTCCACAGGGCACCCGCC
This DNA window, taken from bacterium, encodes the following:
- the accB gene encoding acetyl-CoA carboxylase biotin carboxyl carrier protein, giving the protein PAAPPVASPVAVAPAPAPVPAAPAPVAPPSHLVEIKSPMVGTFYRSPAPDAPAFVEPGKIVKVGDVLCIIEAMKLMNEIEAEQSGKIVKILVENAQPVEFGQPLFLIDPTAI